The following are encoded together in the Oryzias melastigma strain HK-1 linkage group LG17, ASM292280v2, whole genome shotgun sequence genome:
- the LOC112147613 gene encoding E3 ubiquitin-protein ligase MARCHF2 produces MSSSGCCQLPGSLCDYSGNAESDASKDSEESDSTTQAQYVAKVTAKDGRPLSTVVKAVSLQSDVGMCRICHEGAGGETLLSPCDCTGTLGKVHKSCLEKWLSSSNTSYCELCHTEFTIERRPQPLTQWLKDPGPRSEKRTLLCDMACFLLITPLAAISGWLCLRGAQDHLQLKSRLEAVGLIALTIALFTIYILWTLVSFRYHCQLYSEWRRTNQKVRLLMPDMKGMHTTQRSVPTKSTKKMTDETIV; encoded by the exons ATGTCTTCTTCAGGGTGCTGCCAGCTGCCTGGCTCTCTTTGTGATTATTCTGGGAACGCGGAATCTGACGCTTCTAAGGATTCAGAAGAGTCTGACTCTACCACACAAGCCCAGTATGTTGCCAAGGTTACAGCGAAGGATGGCCGCCCACTCTCCACGGTTGTCAAAGCAGTGAGCTTGCAGAG CGATGTGGGGATGTGTCGGATTTGTCATGAAGGAGCTGGAGGGGAGACGCTGCTTTCCCCTTGCGACTGCACCGGTACGCTTGGGAAAGTGCACAAGAGCTGTTTGGAAAAGTGGCTTTCATCCTCCAACACCAGCTATTGTGAGCTCTGTCACACAGAATTCACTATTGAGCGGAGACCACAACCACTCACACAG TGGCTGAAGGACCCGGGCCCCCGCAGCGAGAAGCGCACGTTGCTGTGTGACATGGCTTGCTTCCTCCTGATTACTCCCCTGGCTGCCATCTCCGGGTGGCTGTGTCTGAGGGGGGCTCAAGATCACCTGCAGCTGAAGAGCAGACTGGAGGCCGTCGGCCTCATCGCCCTCACCATCGCCCTCTTTACTATCTACATCCTCTGGACACTG GTGTCGTTTCGGTATCACTGTCAGTTGTACTCGGAGTGGAGGCGGACCAATCAGAAAGTGCGTCTGCTCATGCCCGACATGAAAGGGATGCACACCACCCAGCGCTCGGTGCCGACCAAGTCGACCAAGAAAATGACTGATGAGACCATCGTATGA
- the LOC112147186 gene encoding ras-related protein Rab-11B: protein MGNRDDEYDFLFKVVLIGDSGVGKSNLLSRFTRNEFNLESKSTIGVEFATRSIQVDGKTIKAQIWDTAGQERYRAITSAYYRGAVGALLVYDIAKHLTYENVERWLKELRDHADNNIVIMLVGNKSDLRHLRAVPTDEARAFAEKNNLSFIETSALDSTNVEEAFKNILTEIYRIVSQKQIAERSAHDESPGNNVVDISVPPTTDGQRGSKLQCCQNL from the exons ATGGGGAACCGAGACGACGAATACGATTTCTTGTTCAAAG TCGTGTTGATCGGAGACTCTGGCGTCGGGAAGAGCAACCTTCTCTCTCGGTTCACCCGGAACGAGTTCAACCTGGAGAGCAAAAGCACTATTGGGGTGGAGTTTGCCACGCGCAGCATTCAGGTGGACGGCAAGACGATAAAGGCTCAGATCTGGGATACAGCAGGGCAGGAGCGCTACAGAGCCATCACATCAGC ATACTACAGAGGTGCAGTGGGGGCGCTGTTAGTTTACGACATAGCCAAACACCTGACCTATGAGAACGTGGAGCGCTGGCTGAAGGAGCTGAGAGACCACGCCGACAACAACATTGTTATTATGCTGGTCGGCAACAAAAGTGACCTGCGCCACCTTAGGGCTGTCCCCACAGACGAAGCCCGGGCCTTTGCAG agaaaaacaatctGTCATTCATAGAAACCTCCGCCTTGGACTCAACAAACGTTGAAgaagcttttaaaaacatcctcACAG aaatctACCGCATTGTATCACAGAAACAGATTGCTGAGCGATCTGCCCACGACGAGTCTCCGGGAAACAACGTGGTGGACATCAGCGTTCCACCAACCACAGACGGTCAGAGAGGGAGCAAACTACAGTGCTGTCAGAACCTGTAA
- the LOC112147185 gene encoding mitochondrial import inner membrane translocase subunit TIM44 — MAASVCRCYELLGRNALALWSRPLVSAVGRRGVFRSCGSPAAAQVRYASGRKGFLGEFVDNLRQEFSKNQEMKDNIKKFREEAKRLEESDALQQARRKYKSIEAETVKTSEVFKKTFGSVAETVKESFEEVGRTDIGKKIKAGMEEAAKTAAHSAESVSKGGEKFGTTSAFRAISQSVESMKREIDVEDAGPYRAPAQLRMRSDFGFKDVDGGTRVFEANEEAMGVVLHKDSKWYQQWKDFKDNNTVFNRFFEMKMKYDESDNALIRASRAMTDRVTDFLGGLFSKTEMSEVLTEILKADPSFDKDSFLKQCKKDIIPNILEAMVRGELDVLKDWCYEATYSQLAHPIQQARALGLLFQSKVLDIDNIDLAMGKMMDQGPVLIITFQAQVVMVIRSPKGDIVEGDPEKVMRMMYVWALCRDQEELNPSAAWRLLDMSASSTEQIL, encoded by the exons ATGGCAGCGTCCGTGTGTCGGTGTTACGAG CTACTTGGCAGAAATGCCTTGGCTCTCTGGTCTCGACCTCTGGTCTCTGCGGTGGGAAGAAGGGGCGTTTTCAGGTCATGCGGGAGCCCAGCTGCTGCACAG GTCCGATATGCTTCAGGCCGTAAAGGTTTCTTGGGAGAGTTCGTTGATAACCTCCGCCAGGAGTTCAGTAAAAACCAGGAGATGAAAGACAACATCAAGAAGTTCAGAGAAGAGGCCAAGCGGCTCGAGGAGTCGGATGCCCTTCAGCAAGCTCGCAGGAAATAT aaatctATTGAGGCTGAGACGGTGAAGACATCTGAGGTGTTTAAGAAAACCTTCGGTTCTGTTGCTGAGACTGTCAAAGAG AGTTTTGAAGAGGTCGGACGCACAGACATCGGGAAAAAGATTAAAGCCGGCATGGAAGAGGCAGCCAAGACCGCCGCACACTCAGCCGAGTCCGTCTCCAAAGGGGGAGAGAAGTTCGGCACAACCAGTGCGTTCAGAGCCATCTCACAG AGTGTGGAATCCATGAAGAGAGAGATTGACGTGGAGGATGCCGGCCCTTACAGGGCTCCTGCTCAGCTGAGGATGAGGAGCGACTTTGGGTTTAAAGACGTCGATGGTGGGACCAGAGTGTTTGAGGCCAACGA AGAGGCCATGGGTGTGGTCCTCCACAAAGACTCAAAATGGTATCAGCAGTGGAAAGACTTCAAAGACAATAATACAGTTTTTAACC GATTTTTTGAGATGAAGATGAAGTACGATGAAAGTGACAACGCTCTGATCAGAGCATCCAGAGCCATGACTGACAGAGTCACTGACTTTTTAG GTGGTCTTTTCTCCAAGACGGAAATGTCCGAGGTGCTGACAGAGATCCTGAAAGCTGACCCCAGCTTTGACAAAGATTCTTTTCTCAAACAATGCAAGAAAGACATCATTCCTAACATACTGGAG GCTATGGTCCGTGGAGAGCTGGATGTATTAAAGGACTGGTGCTACGAAGCA ACCTACAGCCAGCTGGCCCACCCCATCCAGCAGGCCAGAGCTCTGGGGCTCCTCTTCCAGTCTAAAGTCCTCGACATCGATAATATAGAT CTGGCGATGGGTAAGATGATGGACCAGGGTCCGGTGCTGATCATCACCTTCCAGGCTCAGGTTGTCATGGTGATCCGCAGCCCCAAAGGAGACATTGTGGAAGGAGATCCG GAGAAGGTGATGAGGATGATGTACGTTTGGGCCTTGTGTCGTGACCAGGAGGAATTAAACCCCAGCGCAGCCTGGAGGCTTCTAGACATGTCCGCCTCCAGCACCGAGCAGATCCTCTGA